One window of Akkermansia biwaensis genomic DNA carries:
- a CDS encoding DUF58 domain-containing protein — protein MDKASDILKRVRRIELRAKHLATENFAGQYQSGFRGQGLDFDDFREYMPGDDPRFIDWKVTARMRSPYVRRFREEREQAVILAVDVSGSMHYASSASPRASKLDYAAEIAAVLAFSAAQSGDKCGLLIYGGRQSRYIPPAKGMKQTLRIVREIVASENDGADQGISEVAQQLVLSQKKAAMVIMISDFWGEHNKAALGQLNFKHDFIPIRIADPMELHLPDAGRVILKDPETGKNMFLNLSRQDVRDAHANSVHLHREKWTQDFRRLGIDFLDLRTTDNFMPPLQALFARRSRKFSR, from the coding sequence ATGGATAAAGCTTCAGACATTCTCAAGCGCGTACGCCGCATTGAACTGCGTGCCAAACACCTGGCCACGGAAAACTTTGCCGGACAGTACCAGTCCGGCTTCCGCGGCCAGGGACTGGACTTTGACGACTTCCGGGAATACATGCCGGGGGACGATCCCCGTTTCATCGACTGGAAGGTAACGGCCAGAATGAGGTCCCCGTATGTGCGCCGCTTCCGGGAAGAACGGGAGCAGGCCGTCATTCTGGCCGTGGATGTCAGCGGCTCCATGCACTATGCCTCCTCCGCCTCCCCCCGCGCCTCCAAACTGGACTACGCGGCGGAAATCGCGGCGGTGCTCGCCTTCAGCGCGGCTCAGAGCGGGGACAAATGCGGCCTGCTCATCTACGGCGGACGCCAGTCCCGCTACATCCCCCCCGCCAAGGGCATGAAACAGACGCTGCGCATCGTGCGTGAAATCGTGGCCAGCGAAAACGACGGGGCGGACCAAGGCATCTCCGAGGTAGCGCAGCAGCTCGTCCTCTCCCAGAAAAAAGCCGCCATGGTCATCATGATCAGCGACTTCTGGGGAGAACACAACAAGGCGGCCCTGGGCCAGCTCAACTTCAAGCACGATTTCATTCCCATCCGCATTGCGGACCCCATGGAACTTCACCTGCCGGACGCCGGGCGCGTCATCCTGAAAGACCCGGAAACGGGCAAAAACATGTTCCTGAACCTCTCCCGGCAGGACGTCCGGGACGCCCATGCCAACTCCGTGCACCTGCACCGGGAAAAATGGACGCAGGACTTCCGCCGCCTGGGCATTGACTTCCTGGACCTCCGGACCACGGACAACTTCATGCCGCCGCTTCAGGCCCTCTTTGCCCGGAGGTCCCGTAAATTCTCCCGCTAA